The window GCGGCTCCCACATGGGATTGAGGTGGTTTCAGGCGCGGGGCAAACGGATCACCGCCGTCAATCCGCCCCCTGGCGTTTCTTCCAGGCTCAATTGCCCGCCCAAGCGTTCGGCGGCTTCCCTGGCGATGGTCATGCCCAGGCCGACACCGCCGGAGTTGCGGTTGCGTGAGCCTTCCAGGCGATAGAAGGGCTCGAACACTGCTTCGCGTTTATCCGCCGCAATCCCGGGGCCGTGGTCAATCACCCGAATCACTACCTGGTCGCGCTGGTCTTGCAGCGTAATCAACGCATGGCCGGCGTAGCGCAAGGCATTGTCCATGAGGTTGTTGATACACGAGCGCAACGCCATCGGCTGCACCTGTAACGGCGCGCAACCACCGCTGGCTTGCACGTCGGCACCCTGGTCCTGGGCGTTTTCGCTCAACGATTCCACTAACGCCTGCACGTCCATCCATTGCAGCGCTTCGCTGGTGCGTTGCTCGTGCAGGTAGGTGAGGGTGGCGTCGAGCATGCCAATCATATCGTTCAGGTCCTGACGCATCTGGCCCTGCAGCTTGATGTCATCGATCTGTTCCAGGCGCAGCTTGAGTCGTGAAAGCGGAGTGCGCAGGTCATGGGATACCGCACCGAGCATGCGCGAACGCTGCTGCACCTGCTCGCGAATTCGCTGTTGCATGAGGTTGAACGTATGGGCAGCCTGGCGGGCCTCCCGAGGGCCGGTTTCTTCCAACGGTGGGCTGTCGAGGTTTTCGCTCAGGCGTTCGGCGGCATCGCTCAGGCGTTGGATAGGCCGGGTCAGCAGTTTGGCGCCGTACCAGGCGGCGACGATCAGGCACACAAACTGAAACGTCAGCGGTACTACCGGCCCACCGAACCATGGGCGCGCAGGGCGGTTGGGTGGAGGACCCGTGGGCCCAGGGTGCTGGCCTTGTCGGGAAAATTCGGGGGGTGGCCCCAAAGGCGGTTTGTCGTATTGAGAAAACCAGGCAAAGGCCAACAGGTGCGCCAGGACGATCGC is drawn from Pseudomonas rhizophila and contains these coding sequences:
- a CDS encoding sensor histidine kinase, whose product is MRLRLDTLFGRLFGVLLLAIVLAHLLAFAWFSQYDKPPLGPPPEFSRQGQHPGPTGPPPNRPARPWFGGPVVPLTFQFVCLIVAAWYGAKLLTRPIQRLSDAAERLSENLDSPPLEETGPREARQAAHTFNLMQQRIREQVQQRSRMLGAVSHDLRTPLSRLKLRLEQIDDIKLQGQMRQDLNDMIGMLDATLTYLHEQRTSEALQWMDVQALVESLSENAQDQGADVQASGGCAPLQVQPMALRSCINNLMDNALRYAGHALITLQDQRDQVVIRVIDHGPGIAADKREAVFEPFYRLEGSRNRNSGGVGLGMTIAREAAERLGGQLSLEETPGGGLTAVIRLPRA